A stretch of Pseudomonas sp. LRP2-20 DNA encodes these proteins:
- a CDS encoding LysR family transcriptional regulator: MLIDEELTLKKLETFLAFMRSGNLGRAAAELSTSAVSVHRAIHSLESALRCPLFKHEGRQLIPLESAYVLEKKARQLIQDAEQMVRQTREAAGFYAERFRLGALYSLTVKTVPKLVMGLKLRRSELNIDLTLGSNVDLLQRLKNHELEAILVSLDESAADPACEQLQLFSDDIFLAVPTDSPFAEQQEVDLADLADSTFITLTQGFATHRDGARVFQQAGFEPKVAMQVNDIFTLLSMVSSGVGFALLPGRIAAVYENRVKLIALQARYRLQQHIGVVFLKAREREPNLLALLAECRMYSREN; this comes from the coding sequence ATGCTGATCGACGAAGAACTGACCCTGAAAAAGCTCGAAACCTTCCTCGCCTTCATGCGCAGCGGCAACCTCGGCCGCGCCGCCGCTGAACTGTCCACCAGCGCGGTCAGCGTGCACCGCGCCATCCACTCCCTGGAAAGCGCCCTGCGCTGCCCGCTGTTCAAGCACGAGGGCCGCCAGTTGATCCCGCTTGAAAGCGCCTACGTGCTGGAAAAGAAAGCCCGCCAACTGATCCAGGACGCCGAGCAGATGGTGCGCCAGACCCGCGAAGCCGCCGGTTTCTATGCCGAGCGCTTCCGCCTCGGCGCGCTGTATTCGCTGACCGTCAAGACCGTGCCAAAGCTGGTAATGGGCCTGAAGCTGCGGCGCAGCGAGCTGAACATTGACCTGACCCTGGGCTCGAACGTCGACCTGCTGCAACGCCTGAAGAACCACGAGCTGGAAGCCATCCTGGTGTCATTGGACGAGAGCGCGGCCGACCCGGCCTGCGAACAGCTGCAGCTGTTCTCCGACGACATTTTCCTCGCCGTGCCGACCGATTCACCGTTCGCCGAGCAGCAGGAAGTGGACCTGGCAGACCTGGCCGACTCCACCTTCATCACCCTGACCCAGGGCTTCGCCACCCACCGTGATGGCGCACGGGTGTTCCAGCAGGCGGGGTTCGAGCCCAAGGTGGCGATGCAGGTGAACGACATCTTCACCCTGCTGAGCATGGTCAGTTCCGGAGTGGGGTTCGCCCTGCTGCCGGGGCGGATCGCAGCGGTGTACGAGAACCGCGTGAAGCTGATTGCGCTGCAGGCGCGCTATCGCTTGCAGCAGCATATCGGAGTGGTGTTTCTCAAGGCTCGGGAGCGGGAGCCGAATTTGTTGGCGTTGTTGGCTGAGTGCCGGATGTACAGCAGGGAGAATTGA
- the madM gene encoding malonate transporter subunit MadM, whose protein sequence is MWPIIDNALEHNGLITAFAVVGGIMWLSVLLSKYLTFGRVHGSAIAIVIGLVLAWVGGTVTGGQKGLADMALFSGIGLMGGAMLRDFAIVATAFEVQATEARKAGLIGAVSLLLGTVLPFIVGCAVAYAFGYRDAVSMTTIGAGAVTYIVGPVTGAALGASSDVVALSIATGLIKAILVMVFTPVSARLLALDNPRSAMVFGGLAGTVSGVTAGLAATDRRLVPYGALTATFHTGLGCLMGPSVLYFCVRGLVG, encoded by the coding sequence ATGTGGCCGATCATTGACAATGCCTTGGAGCACAATGGCCTGATCACTGCCTTTGCGGTGGTCGGCGGGATCATGTGGTTGTCGGTGCTGCTGTCGAAGTACCTGACCTTTGGCCGGGTTCACGGCTCGGCCATCGCCATCGTCATCGGCCTGGTGTTGGCCTGGGTGGGTGGCACCGTGACCGGCGGGCAGAAGGGCCTGGCCGACATGGCGCTGTTCTCCGGCATCGGCTTGATGGGCGGGGCCATGCTGCGCGACTTCGCCATCGTCGCCACGGCCTTCGAGGTGCAGGCCACCGAAGCGCGCAAGGCCGGGTTGATTGGTGCGGTGTCGCTGTTGCTGGGGACGGTGCTGCCGTTCATCGTCGGTTGCGCGGTGGCCTACGCCTTTGGTTACCGGGATGCGGTGAGCATGACCACCATCGGTGCCGGGGCGGTGACCTATATCGTCGGGCCGGTGACCGGGGCGGCGCTGGGGGCGAGTTCGGATGTGGTGGCGCTGTCGATTGCCACCGGGTTGATCAAGGCGATCCTGGTGATGGTGTTCACGCCGGTTTCGGCGCGGTTGCTGGCGTTGGACAACCCGCGCTCGGCGATGGTGTTTGGTGGGTTGGCGGGGACGGTGTCGGGTGTTACAGCCGGGCTGGCCGCGACGGATCGCAGGCTGGTGCCCTATGGTGCGCTGACAGCGACCTTCCACACCGGGCTGGGGTGTCTGATGGGGCCTTCAGTGCTGTATTTCTGCGTCAGGGGATTGGTTGGCTAG
- the madL gene encoding malonate transporter subunit MadL gives MIIYGVALLAVCTLAGVIVGDFLGVLLGVKSNVGGVGIAMILLICARLYMHRKGGMSKECEFGVGFWGAMYIPVVVAMAAQQNVVTALHGGPVAVLAAIGAVLVCGLTIAVISRSHRGEPLPAPDAPEVSNAQVAPAGGR, from the coding sequence ATGATCATCTATGGTGTGGCTCTGCTGGCGGTATGCACGCTGGCCGGCGTAATCGTCGGCGACTTCCTGGGCGTGCTGCTGGGCGTCAAATCCAATGTGGGCGGGGTTGGCATCGCCATGATCCTGCTGATCTGCGCACGGCTGTACATGCACCGTAAGGGTGGCATGAGCAAGGAGTGCGAGTTCGGCGTCGGCTTCTGGGGCGCCATGTACATCCCGGTGGTGGTGGCCATGGCCGCCCAGCAGAACGTGGTCACCGCCCTGCACGGCGGGCCGGTGGCAGTGCTGGCGGCGATCGGTGCGGTGCTGGTGTGCGGGCTGACCATTGCCGTGATCAGCCGTAGCCATCGCGGCGAGCCCTTGCCGGCGCCTGATGCGCCAGAAGTCTCCAATGCGCAGGTCGCCCCTGCAGGAGGGCGCTGA